Part of the Paenibacillus kyungheensis genome, TGATCTATCTGCGTATCATTTGTACGACAATCTGGAAACGATGCTGTTGCACGAGCAGTTAGACGTTATCGATCTTACATTACCAACATACTTACATGCTCCTATCGCTTGTGATCTGCTATCTCGTGGATATAATGTGTTTTGTGAAAAGCCGATGGCTATAAGCGCATCTGCCGGGCAACAGATGGTGGAAGCGGCACAAGCTCACCAGAAGCAGTTGATGATCGGGCAATGTCTACGCTTCTGGCCAGCATATGAATATTTGCGAGAAATAGTGATGAATCAGACATTGGGTCAGGTGATCAGCGGTTCTTTTTTTCGCGGTGGAGAGACGCCTAAAGGTTGGTTTGTCCAAAAAGAGCGCAGTGGTGGAGCGATGCTTGATATGCATATTCATGATGTCGATATTATTCAATGGATATTCGGTGTACCCGAAGCGGTGTCTTCGTTAGCACGTAATGTTGTACCGGGTAGTGGGTATGATATTGTATCGACCAATTATATATATCCAGATGGCAAAGTGATTAATGCTCAAGCAGATTGGACACTACAAGGGGATTATGGATTTGCGATGACGTATCGTGTGAATTTGGAACACGGTAATCTTGTATTTGAGCAAGGGAGCGTAAAAGTGAATCCTAATGATAGCGAAGGATATACCGCTCAATTGTCATCAGATATGGGATATTATCGTCAGTTACGTTATTTTGTAGAACGATTGTTAGATGGTCAACCGATGTCGCAAGCTACACCTGAAAGTACACTGATATCGGTACAACTGGTGGAAGCGGAAATATTATCTGCTAATCGCGCAGGTGAAAAAGTAAATGTTCCTGTAACCACAATCTAATTCAGCAATAACTTGAATAGCTTCATCATATATAGATAGGTCAGAACTATATTTAGATCACTTTGTCGATAAAGTGATCTGAATATAGTTTTTTTATTTGCAGGTATATACCAAATTTTGAATATCATAATTTGAATTGTAGTGTATAATCATAAAGCCCAAATGAATATAAAGGAGTCGTGTATGAATACAGAACAGTCACAGCCATTTGTTCTACGCCAGAGTCTACTGTGGATCATGGCGATTGCTTCAGGGTTAGCTGTTGCTAACTTATATTATAATCAGCCATTGCTTGCAGATATGGCGACTTCCTTCGGAATTAGTCGTGATAAAGCAGGGTATATCTCTACTTTTACACAGATTGGATATGCACTTGGCATGTTGTTATTTGTCCCATTGGGAGATATTAGAGAGCGACGTAAGCTGATCTCAACACTGCTTATTTTGGTTACGATTTCGCTATTAGGTGCGGCGGCTTCCACTCATATTGTTTGGATGTATATTGCCAGTTTTGCAATAGGACTGACAACGGTAGTTCCACAGATTTTAGTTCCTTTTTCAGCGCAATTGGCTACACCGGAACAGCGGGGCAAAGTGATCGGGACAGTCATGAGTGGATTGTTATTCGGTATTTTGCTCGCTCGAACGATCTCAGGATTGATCGGCGGGACATGGGGCTGGCGCTGGATGTATGGGATAGCGGCGATAATGATGTTTGTCCTATTTCTAGTGTTACGACGCAAATTGCCACATGTAGAACCGTTGATGAAATCAACATACTCTGAATTGTTAATATCTATTGGTGGATTGATCCGGCAGTATGCGGTGTTGCGTGAAGGGGCATTGATCGGAGCGCTCAATTTTGCTTCCTTTAGTGTATTCTGGACATCGCTTAGCTTCTATCTAGAAGGAGAACCTTATCATTATAGTAGCCAGATTGCAGGGCTGTTCGGATTGGTTGGTGTCGTCGGTGCATTAGGTGCTCCTATTGTTGGACGCATTGCGGATCGGATACAACCCAAATGGATTATCGGCGCGATGATTGTTGTGACATTGATTTCATTTGCCTTTTTCGGCTGGTTAGGGGGTACATTGATCGGTCTGATGATCGGAATCGTATTACTGGATCTAGGCGTACAAGGAGCCCAAGTCTCCAATCAGGCTCGAATCTATGCGCTCAATGATAGTGCTCGCAGTCGCCTGAATACGGTACTGATGGTCAGTACATTTGTAGGTGGAGCGATCGGTTCTTCGGTGAGTAGCTATATGTGGAAAATCGGCGGGTGGAGTGCTGTTAGTCTATCCGGTGGAGTCTTTATGCTGTTATCGCTGATCGTCTGGAGTATCGCTAGATGGAGAAAACAATAACAAGATAAAAACAAAGAAGCAGTATCGTTTCCTTATGGATCGATCTGCTTCTTTGATTTGTAGATGAACAATAATTTATGTACGATCTTCGGTTAGATATGTTTTAACCGAAGGATGCTTATAATGAGCAAATTGTTCCAGTATTCCTTCAGGAGTGGTATCGACAATCACCATTTCACGATATTTTTGTTGCATAAATTTTTGACTTGTCATTTGGTCAAATAAAGTGATCAAAGGATCATAATAGTGCTCTATATTCATTAGACCACAAGGCTTTTTATGTAATCCCAGTTGTGCCCATGTAAAGATTTCAAAATATTCTTCCATTGTACCAGCACCACCAGGTAAAACGATAAATCCATCAGACATTTCTGCCATTTTGGCTTTGCGTTCATGCATAGAGTCTACAATAATCAATTCAGTCAAATGGTTATGAGCAATTTCACGATTTTGAAGAAAATGAGGTAATATACCAATGACTGTACCGCCTTTTTCTAAAACAGCATCAGCTACTGCACCCATCAATCCGACAGTAGCGCCGCCATAGACAAGTGTAATCTTACGCTTAGCTAGTTCATGACCTAAAGCTATTGCATGTTCTCGATAGCTAGGCAAAGCTCCATCACTTGAACCGCAAAATATAGCTATACTTTTCATTTTATAATCGCTCCTTTTTTCATCTGAACATAATTTAGTTGTCAATATACCATAAAGTAAACAGAAAATGAATAGAATATTATATCTATTCGCATTCCTGATACAACTATAAAAAAGCTCTCTCCTACATTAATAAGAAAGAGCTTTTTTACATTATATTCACTTGTCAGCTTATTTAAATTCAACAGATTCGTGCATACTATTCCATGCGGCTTGACCTACAATACCGAGTCTCCAGATTGAGATGCCTTTTAGATCGTAGCGCTTCGCTAGACCGATTTTGGAATTGACTGAATCTGCATTTTCACTACCTAATGAGATACCTAGAATAAGTTTGTTTTTATTGATCTGTTTTAACGCTAATGAGATCGCTTCATCGACTTTGGCAAGTGGTTCAGGGCTTTTCTCTTTATCATACGCATACGCCATAATAATAATATCGTCTGCTAACGTGCCTAATGTGCGATAATCGTAGCCTTGATACGAGCTGTTAAGCGGGTGGAGCACTACAGTTAATTTAAGATTTTTTTGATGAGCTTGAGTGGCTATATTTTGGATAAATGCATTATAGTCTTTTTGCGCCTGAAGCTTGTCTCCGGTTAATCCTAATCCTTCAAAATCAAGTACTATTCCTTTAAATCCTTTTTGAGTAGCTGTATCGACAATGCCTTTGATCGTTTGTTGTTGTAATGTTGGATTTTCCAAATTCTTATTTAATTCTCCATGTCCATCAACAGCATAGACCATGAGATAAGGAGAAGTGCCTTGTGTAGCGGTATTCTGAATAATCGATTCCGGTGTATCGGCTCCTGCAGATTGAGGCCAGCGATATTCTTTGCCTGTATCCGCAATCGTGAATTTACCATTCAGATCAATTCGACTCCAACCAAATGCCATCGTATCAAAATCAGGAATCATTGCACGCTCATCATATGAAGATAAAGCGTAAAATCCCATCGTATACAAATCTTCTTGTGGTGAAGTGATCGAGACCGTTTTGGAAGCTTGATCCCATTTCACACCTGCTCCAAATTGCTGACTGAAAAAGCTAAGTGGAATCATCGTATTGTTGCTAATCGTCTGTGGTGCCAGAGCCAATGTAACGTTTTTGCTATCGACTGTTGCTTGGGTACTTCCCATAGTTAAAATCACTTTTTTGGTAGTTGAAGCTTCTTTTTTAGTAGCTGTAATTGTTTTGGAAGTTTGGTTCCATTGAACATCAATACCAAGTGCTTCAGAGATAGCACGGAACGGAACCATCGTTGTTCCTTTAATAGCTACAGGTTGAACTGGAAAAGGCAAAGCATATCCATCTAACATAATACTCACCCCACCACTGGTAGCAGCTTGAGCAACTGAAGATGTCCAAGATAAAGCAGGTGTAACCAGACTACCCATCAACAAAGTACTACATAAAGTTAGTTTGACGATCGTTTTCAACTATATTCCTCCTAGTATATATCGCTATGTATACAAATGATTCCAATCTACGTGTAACCTGTATTCACCTCATTACCTCATATTCAGTATCTTTATAACTTTAGTTATTTTACCAAATAAAGTAATTATATACTATATTTTTTGCTACATTACAGATTGCATTTGGACTTGTTACTATTTTTATACTATAATTTTGTCAAATCTATATCATATTTGAATATTCTTACTCTCTATTATCTATATCGATCCACACAACAATAGATGGAGGCTTCTTATGATTACTATTGATTTGAATGGTAAAACAGCATTAGTCACAGGAGCTACAGGTCAGCTAGGAAGAGTAATGGCGCGTACACTGGCTCAGAGTGGTGCTGATGTGATACTTCACTATTTTCGTAATCAGGAACAAGCTCTTGTATTGCAACAAGAACTAGAGCAATTAGGACGTTCTGTGTTTATTATTCAGGCGGATATAGGGCAATTAGCAGATGTGATAGAAATGCGTGATACATTATCGACAAATTTCAAGATGCCTGATATTGTTGTAGGTAATGCTGTTTCTCAATATGAGTGGACATCCATATTGGAACAGAATATGCAGGATTATATAGATCAATTTCAGACTACTGTTCTTCAGGCTGTTCATCTATCCAAAGTATTTGTTCCTCATATGATCCAGCAACAATATGGAAGAATGATAGGAATTAATACCGAATGTGCGATGCAAAATGAACCTACACAATCCGCTTATGTCGCTGGTAAACGTGGAATGGATGGAATTTATCGTATTCTGGCAAAAGAAATAGGGGAACACCAGATTACAGTAAATCAAGTTGCACCTGGTTGGACATTAAGTGAGCGTGATCTAGGAGTAGACAGTTCTGATCGACAAGATAGTGCCTATATTCAGCATGTCCCTTTGCAACGCAGAGGAACAGATCAGGAAATTGCTAATGTAGTCGCTTTTTTGGCTTCTGATCTTGCTAGTTATATTACAGGAGCGTATATTCCAGTAACCGGGGGAAATGTGATGCCTGCTATTTAAATAGTATGCTGAGCATCTGTTGATAATATATACATCCAGAGTAACTCTATTTTTCGAAAGGGTATAACCGTATTGCTTGAGAAAAATAGTGAGATATGATAAAAATAATACACAAACAAGCACATTAAATGATGAACAACTGACTCCGAAAATACGCATCTAAGATCAATGGTTTAATAAGCTGGTTATAGATATTAGTGTCGATTAGAATGTGGGTCTTGATCATCGTTTACTTATATTTACTGAGTATGACTAGATATAAATAAGAATGATCGGTAATGATTCAGACATGATAATGCGCTGTAATTAGGCCGAAGAACGGGTAGAGATACCTTTTCTTCGGTCTATTTTTATTTAGGTTAATCGCATGTATAAACAAAGATTGTATGGTTAAAATGATGTCTTTTATATTGAACGTCCATGATGTGTTATAGATTTAAAAAACGATATAAACGAAGCATCAATGTACCCGAATCTAGTGAATAGATTGGGATATTATACTGGGAGTGTAGTCATTGAATCGTAAAAAAATAATTAACCAAGCAACGAGTTATACTACAAAATTATTAAGAAATCGCTTTGGTAAGGGACCTGAAGCGGTATCGATTTATTTATGTGAACAATGTATTGTTCTACATCTCAAAAATTTTTTGAGTCCAGTCGAGAAATTTTTACTCAGTCAAGAAAAAGAACAAGCTTTTCGATATACACGTGAACTAATTATGAAATCGATGTTGCCTGAACTTAGAAATTTTCTCACGCAACAATTAGATTTGAAAGTGGTTGACCTTTATTATGATTGGGGGATGTATAATGCTTCAGGTGTGATCGTAGGATTACTCGATTATGACCTTTATAGCCAATCCGAAGATTATAAAGGGAAAGAGCAGTTACATGAGTATATTATGAAAGCCACTACCGAATTGCAAAAACCACCTACATGGATCGACTCCTGGTGGATCAATTCCAAAACGTTATTTATTCTTCGTAAAGGGACAACCATTCTGCTTGAAAAAGAATTGATCAGTATGGGGTATGAACATATGCTGCGAATGACCAAAGGAAAGATCGAAAAAGCGCTTTTGGAACAAGAAACGAATCTGGAACCCCTTTTCAACAAAAAGATCGCTGATCTGTATGTAGATTGGAGTTTTGAGAACGATCATAGTATGATTATGTACACTTTCGAAGAATAACGAAATAAGGTAGTTGTTAAGAACGTAAAATGATATAATACCCTAGCGAGGTCATTGTTAATCTTTTTTTTACGATTTTATTTGGTATCGTTATAACTATATAAATGAAATAAAAATATAATCATTACAGAATATGCACATTTGAGTTTATTGTATTGTAATCTTTACGCTCCATGTGAATAATAAAGCAAAATGGAGTATATTCGTATGGAGGCAGAGTTATGCAGTACAATGAATCAGTGAGTCAAGCAACCAGTTTTGTTAATAAAATGCTAAGAAAGCGTTTTGGTAAAGGCCCGGAATCGGTACATATTGTTCTATCCGATCGGTGCATTTTGATTCATCTGCGGAATTTTTTGAGTCCTGTAGAAGAATTTCTATTAAGCCAGGAAGAAGAACAAGCTTTTCGTTATACTCGCGAATTGATTATGAAATCGATGTTACCTGAACTGAGAGTGTTTTTAAATGAACACCTGAATTTAGAGGTAACCGATATGTACTATGATTGGGGTAGACACAATTCTTCCGGCGTAATCGCTGGCTTATTCGGTTCTAGCTGGATGGAGACAGAAGATTATGAAGGAAAAAATGAGATTCATCGTCAAGTGATGAAGGTCACCGCTGAAGTTCAAAAAACGCCTGCTTTTATCGACTCCTGGTGGGTTCATCCAAGATTGTTAATCATCTTTCGAAAGGGTATAACCATACTCCTTGAAAAAGAATTAATAGATTTGGGTTATGAGAATATATTGAAATCGACAAAACGTAAATTAGAAAAACGGCTGTTGGAACAGCATGTGGATCTAGAAGAAATTCTTCAAAAAAAATTAGTCGATTTGTATGCTGATTGGAATTTTGAACGTGATCAGAGTATGGTTGTGTACGTGTTTGAAGAATAACCATTCTCCACTATATAAGTATACGGTCATAATACAGACATTATATATGCGCTGAGATTAAGCCGAAAAAAAGGTAGTTCTACCTTTTTTTCGGCTTTTTCTTTTTTCGGAAAGGAAGGATCCTATGGAACACAAGAACATCAAAATTCTGTATATTGAAGATGATGGAGTGAATATGTTACTGATGCGTCACTTATTTAAAAAGAAGTTACCCTCGGTAGAATTATTAGAAGCTTCCACGATTCAAGAAGGAATTGGTCTGGCGATCAAGGTACAACCTTTTTTGATATTGTCTGATATTCATTTTTTGGGAATGAACGGCTTTGAAGGAATTACTCAATTAAAAGCAGATCCTCGTACATCTATGATTCCGGTCTGGGCAATCAGTGCTTTTGTACTGGAAGAAGATATTCGAAAAGGCAAAGACGCTGGATTTGAACAATATATTACGAAGCCTATCCATATCGGAAGGTTCTCCAAATTATTAGAAGCTTATATTGAACAAAAAACTTCTTAACATAGGCATCTATAATCGTTCTTCTTGTGATACAATACATAAGTCTATTTTAAGATTATTGTGAACAGGAAGGACATCCACATCTATGAAACAAACCCCGTTTATTGCTGTAGAGGGTGCTATCGGTGCTGGTAAAACAACACTTGCGACGATGCTAGCACAAGAAATGAATATCCCACTCATCAAAGAAATTGTAGAAGAAAATCCTTTTCTCGGTAAGTTTTATGAGAATATCGATGAATGGAGTTTTCAGTTGGAGATGTTTTTTCTCTGCAATCGTTACAAGCAATTGGAAGACACCGGACTTCAGTACATTGCCAATCACAAACCTGTGATTTCGGATTATCATATTTATAAAAATCTGATTTTTTCGGAACGTACACTGAAAGGTGTACAGCGGGATAAATACCGTCAAATCTACCATTTGTTAACGGATGATCTGCCAAAGCCTGATATTATTCTGTATATTCGTGCTGATCTAGAAACATTGTTATATCGCATCAAAAAGCGAGAGCGTGTATTCGAACAATCGATGGATACTGCTTATTTGGGGCAATTAATTCTAGATTATGAAGAAGCGATGGCGTCGATTGCAATCAACGAACCATCAACACAGATTATTACGATTGATGGCAACTTGATTGATTTTGTGGAAAATAAGGAGCATTTCGCACAGATTGCTTCTGATCTAAAGGAGCTTATACATGAACGAATACAACATACCTGATAATGCTTTAATTACGATTGCTGGAACAGTAGGTGTCGGTAAATCGACTTTAACATCGGTGTTAGCCGAACGTTTGAATTTCAAAACGTCTTTAGAAAAAGTAGATCATAACCCGTACCTTGAAAAGTTTTACCATGATTTTGAACGGTGGAGCTTTCATTTGCAAATTTATTTTCTAGCAGAACGGTTTAAAGAGCAGAAAGCGATTTTTGAAGCAGGTGGCGGTTATGTTCAAGATCGCTCGATCTATGAAGATACCGGTATTTTTGCGAAAATGCACGCAGATAAAGGCACCATGTCTGTTACTGATTATGAGACGTATACCAGTCTTTTTGATGCGATGGTGATGACTCCTTATTTCCCGCATCCAGATGTATTGGTTTACTTGGAAGGCAGTCTACCTTCGATTCTTAACCGGATTGAACTGCGTGGTCGTCAGATGGAAATCGAGACAGAACGTTCCTACTGGGAACAAATGCATGGACGGTATTCGACATGGATTAATGAATTTACAGGATGCCCGGTATTGCGTCTGAATATCGATCAATACGATGTTCATGATCCAGCTTCAGTCGATTTTATTTTGCATGAAGTGGGTAAAGCGATTCAGTTGTCTCGTAGTAAAAACTTGAGTCAAGTGGAGCAAGCTTAATCTATCGTTATCGCTATTATAATGATCATGTATACAGCAAAGACTCTCCGCGGAGAGTCTTTTTTTGATGCAATATAAACGATAAATGGAACCATAATCTATATTTCTCCTCGATATCTACAGTGACGAAGACCAGAATACAGATGTATTTTCTGATTTTCCAGATTAAGATACAGTGTCGACAATGTCGTTCAGCTGAATTCTTCTGCGACATAACGAATGCACACAGTAGTAGACATTTTCGCGAGTGAGTAAACAAAGACTTTTTAACCTTTTTAAGAATCTGGATTAGACATAATACTGGATAACGATGTAAGTGCGGGTGTTAAGAAAGTGTCCGATTCTTTTCCTTCTGGAGCATGTGCACGGAAAATGTAAGTATCTTTGCTCTGCTGATCTTCCCAGATGATATAATCATGCACTCCTTTTTCATCAGACACTTGTAAAAGTAAACTTGCGCTTACCATAGGGCCTTCTGCTAACTGGTCGCCTTTATACTCTTTGACTTCGCCATATTCTGTTAGTTCTTTGATTCCTTGATTACGCAACTCATCTAAGTTGGAACCAGAAGATACTTTTTCGATTTCGGCATAGTATTTCGGATTGTTCGTCGATTGAAGACGATTGGTTGCTGTGTCTAATGTATATCCATCAAACACGTATAATGAATAATCTTTACTCTTTTTAAGCGTAGCTTTTCGTGTATCACCCATTCCCATATCGAAAGACTTCGTAGGTTCACGTTCTACTACA contains:
- a CDS encoding Gfo/Idh/MocA family protein translates to MVKVGLVGFGFMGHMHLENYIRLAKEGLDVQLVAICDVRIEELKHTRVTGNIATDTDTTEIDLSAYHLYDNLETMLLHEQLDVIDLTLPTYLHAPIACDLLSRGYNVFCEKPMAISASAGQQMVEAAQAHQKQLMIGQCLRFWPAYEYLREIVMNQTLGQVISGSFFRGGETPKGWFVQKERSGGAMLDMHIHDVDIIQWIFGVPEAVSSLARNVVPGSGYDIVSTNYIYPDGKVINAQADWTLQGDYGFAMTYRVNLEHGNLVFEQGSVKVNPNDSEGYTAQLSSDMGYYRQLRYFVERLLDGQPMSQATPESTLISVQLVEAEILSANRAGEKVNVPVTTI
- a CDS encoding MFS transporter; the protein is MNTEQSQPFVLRQSLLWIMAIASGLAVANLYYNQPLLADMATSFGISRDKAGYISTFTQIGYALGMLLFVPLGDIRERRKLISTLLILVTISLLGAAASTHIVWMYIASFAIGLTTVVPQILVPFSAQLATPEQRGKVIGTVMSGLLFGILLARTISGLIGGTWGWRWMYGIAAIMMFVLFLVLRRKLPHVEPLMKSTYSELLISIGGLIRQYAVLREGALIGALNFASFSVFWTSLSFYLEGEPYHYSSQIAGLFGLVGVVGALGAPIVGRIADRIQPKWIIGAMIVVTLISFAFFGWLGGTLIGLMIGIVLLDLGVQGAQVSNQARIYALNDSARSRLNTVLMVSTFVGGAIGSSVSSYMWKIGGWSAVSLSGGVFMLLSLIVWSIARWRKQ
- a CDS encoding Na-translocating system protein MpsC family protein, with the translated sequence MQYNESVSQATSFVNKMLRKRFGKGPESVHIVLSDRCILIHLRNFLSPVEEFLLSQEEEQAFRYTRELIMKSMLPELRVFLNEHLNLEVTDMYYDWGRHNSSGVIAGLFGSSWMETEDYEGKNEIHRQVMKVTAEVQKTPAFIDSWWVHPRLLIIFRKGITILLEKELIDLGYENILKSTKRKLEKRLLEQHVDLEEILQKKLVDLYADWNFERDQSMVVYVFEE
- a CDS encoding TIGR00730 family Rossman fold protein, with protein sequence MKSIAIFCGSSDGALPSYREHAIALGHELAKRKITLVYGGATVGLMGAVADAVLEKGGTVIGILPHFLQNREIAHNHLTELIIVDSMHERKAKMAEMSDGFIVLPGGAGTMEEYFEIFTWAQLGLHKKPCGLMNIEHYYDPLITLFDQMTSQKFMQQKYREMVIVDTTPEGILEQFAHYKHPSVKTYLTEDRT
- a CDS encoding response regulator, producing MEHKNIKILYIEDDGVNMLLMRHLFKKKLPSVELLEASTIQEGIGLAIKVQPFLILSDIHFLGMNGFEGITQLKADPRTSMIPVWAISAFVLEEDIRKGKDAGFEQYITKPIHIGRFSKLLEAYIEQKTS
- a CDS encoding stalk domain-containing protein; translated protein: MKTIVKLTLCSTLLMGSLVTPALSWTSSVAQAATSGGVSIMLDGYALPFPVQPVAIKGTTMVPFRAISEALGIDVQWNQTSKTITATKKEASTTKKVILTMGSTQATVDSKNVTLALAPQTISNNTMIPLSFFSQQFGAGVKWDQASKTVSITSPQEDLYTMGFYALSSYDERAMIPDFDTMAFGWSRIDLNGKFTIADTGKEYRWPQSAGADTPESIIQNTATQGTSPYLMVYAVDGHGELNKNLENPTLQQQTIKGIVDTATQKGFKGIVLDFEGLGLTGDKLQAQKDYNAFIQNIATQAHQKNLKLTVVLHPLNSSYQGYDYRTLGTLADDIIIMAYAYDKEKSPEPLAKVDEAISLALKQINKNKLILGISLGSENADSVNSKIGLAKRYDLKGISIWRLGIVGQAAWNSMHESVEFK
- a CDS encoding DUF2294 domain-containing protein, giving the protein MNRKKIINQATSYTTKLLRNRFGKGPEAVSIYLCEQCIVLHLKNFLSPVEKFLLSQEKEQAFRYTRELIMKSMLPELRNFLTQQLDLKVVDLYYDWGMYNASGVIVGLLDYDLYSQSEDYKGKEQLHEYIMKATTELQKPPTWIDSWWINSKTLFILRKGTTILLEKELISMGYEHMLRMTKGKIEKALLEQETNLEPLFNKKIADLYVDWSFENDHSMIMYTFEE
- a CDS encoding deoxynucleoside kinase → MNEYNIPDNALITIAGTVGVGKSTLTSVLAERLNFKTSLEKVDHNPYLEKFYHDFERWSFHLQIYFLAERFKEQKAIFEAGGGYVQDRSIYEDTGIFAKMHADKGTMSVTDYETYTSLFDAMVMTPYFPHPDVLVYLEGSLPSILNRIELRGRQMEIETERSYWEQMHGRYSTWINEFTGCPVLRLNIDQYDVHDPASVDFILHEVGKAIQLSRSKNLSQVEQA
- a CDS encoding SDR family NAD(P)-dependent oxidoreductase, producing the protein MITIDLNGKTALVTGATGQLGRVMARTLAQSGADVILHYFRNQEQALVLQQELEQLGRSVFIIQADIGQLADVIEMRDTLSTNFKMPDIVVGNAVSQYEWTSILEQNMQDYIDQFQTTVLQAVHLSKVFVPHMIQQQYGRMIGINTECAMQNEPTQSAYVAGKRGMDGIYRILAKEIGEHQITVNQVAPGWTLSERDLGVDSSDRQDSAYIQHVPLQRRGTDQEIANVVAFLASDLASYITGAYIPVTGGNVMPAI
- a CDS encoding deoxynucleoside kinase produces the protein MKQTPFIAVEGAIGAGKTTLATMLAQEMNIPLIKEIVEENPFLGKFYENIDEWSFQLEMFFLCNRYKQLEDTGLQYIANHKPVISDYHIYKNLIFSERTLKGVQRDKYRQIYHLLTDDLPKPDIILYIRADLETLLYRIKKRERVFEQSMDTAYLGQLILDYEEAMASIAINEPSTQIITIDGNLIDFVENKEHFAQIASDLKELIHERIQHT